The following coding sequences are from one Tolumonas lignilytica window:
- a CDS encoding ABC transporter ATP-binding protein — translation MSGILRTERLTRILPGEVPVTLVQNIDLQIEQNEFVAIMGPSGSGKSSLLYLLGLLDSPTSGKLWLEDAETSLFTDNQLAQIRLQRIGFVFQFHFLLAEFSSLENVMLPMRKLGELTEIQAREKANALLDSLDMRDHKHKLPHQLSGGQRQRVAVARALANDPVLILADEPTGALDTKSSANVRDILHNLTRQHKCAIVAVTHDAEFAKAADRQIHLVDGCLVQA, via the coding sequence ATGAGCGGTATTTTGCGAACAGAGAGACTGACTCGGATCTTGCCGGGTGAAGTGCCCGTTACCTTAGTTCAGAACATTGACCTGCAGATAGAACAGAATGAATTTGTTGCCATCATGGGGCCTTCAGGTTCAGGCAAATCATCCTTGTTATATTTACTTGGTCTGCTCGATTCTCCGACTTCAGGAAAACTCTGGCTGGAGGATGCAGAAACCAGTTTATTTACTGACAACCAATTAGCTCAAATACGGTTACAACGTATTGGCTTTGTTTTTCAATTTCATTTTCTGCTTGCTGAATTTTCATCTTTAGAAAATGTCATGCTACCCATGCGGAAACTCGGTGAACTTACCGAGATCCAGGCACGCGAAAAAGCCAATGCCTTATTAGACTCTCTGGATATGCGCGACCATAAACATAAACTGCCCCACCAACTTTCCGGAGGACAACGTCAGCGTGTTGCTGTCGCCCGGGCATTAGCCAATGATCCAGTGTTAATTCTTGCCGATGAACCGACCGGCGCTTTGGATACCAAATCCAGTGCCAATGTCCGGGATATTTTGCATAACCTGACACGTCAGCATAAATGTGCCATTGTCGCAGTCACGCATGATGCGGAATTTGCCAAAGCTGCAGATCGGCAAATTCATTTGGTCGATGGCTGTCTGGTTCAGGCATGA